The window TATGATATTCTCCTGATGCTCCACAAACCGTAAGGTCGCCAGATCCCGAATCCGCCGTTCATCAATGGATGGTTGAAATTCGAAATCAAACTGATCCATGGTCTTATGGTAAGGCAGTTTCGCTAAGCGTGTCTTAGTCTTAAGAAATCGCTCGTGTTTCGCCGCTAACTCCTCTTGAAGAAGCTTGTCTAGAAACTCTAAATACGTTAGATTGTGTTTAGCTGCTTCTTCCGCATGGGCATGGAGGGTGTCGGGAATCCGTACCCATCCAAACTGTTGAAAGGCAGCCTGCAGGCGCTCTTTTATGATCATGAGCGCATCACCCCCTCGTCCATAAGCTGATCATAGACGGCGAGAGGGTGCACAGCCATTTCAGGTATTGGATTGGACATAAGTAGAGGTGATGGTTGGCCGACCGGTTTCTCGACGCTGTCTTTTCGAATTCCATCGAAGTGGTTTTTATTTTGTACAACTCCTCGGTGTCCAGTAGCCTTTCTGTGCTCAGCGATGACTTTACCTTCGTGATAGATACGAATGCCGCCGCGACGATCATCCTTGATACGTACAAGGTGACCTACAAAGCGAATTGGAACCGAGCAGCGGTTTCCTTCGTAGGAAATGAGCGTGTCTGACGACACTTTACGAACCTGATAATCCACGTAGTCAAAAGGTTCAACTGCGGGCGATTTCAAATGCTCACGGATGAGACGGTCAACAGGTCGTTCTTGCGTGGTGCCGTACAGGCGCACATTGGAAACTGTATTCAGCCACTGGAGCGCTTGTTCATTAAGGTTCTGGAGATCCGTGAATGTCTGAACCCTCTGCCAGAAGTTGTTTCGTACATAGCCTACTCCGTTCTCTACCTTTCCCTTCGTTCTAGCCCGATAGGGGCGACAGCGTCGCAGCAAGAAACCATGATGGGAAGCGAACCGAGCGAAACGGTCATTCGAGACAACTTCCCCTTGATCGTCAGTCCCCGAAACGACCGTTTTCATGTTGTCGTAGAGGCACGTTTCAGTAACGCCGCCAAAGTATCTCATCGCCCTTTCATGGCAGCCGATTAAAGTATCAAGACGCTGATCCTCCGTAAACTCCACGTACATCATTCGAGAGTAACCCAACACCATAACAAACGCATAAAGACGTTTCTTCTTACCGTGCCAATCTACACGAAACTCGCCCCAGTCCACTTGTGCTTGTCTTCCAGGCGGGGTTTCAAATCGAACCGTTCGGTATAGCCTGCGGCTCGAATCTCGTCCAGAATAACAATCGCATTCAAACATCCTTCGTCCATCCTCTTTCGAACGTAAGCTTTGAAAGGTGCCAATTTCTCAGGTCTTACTGTTATCCGCTGGTAAGTTTTTGGATACTCCTCGCGTAACCACCTACGAATCGTCTTACGATCACAGCCAAGCTCTTTCGCAATGGCCGTGATGCTCATTCCTCGTTGTTTCATCTCTTTAAGCACAAAAAATTCCCCGTTCTTGACCATAATTTCTCTCCTCTCGGAGAGATTGTCCGTTGGAAGTGGGGAATTTTCAAGCGTTTATATTGGGTATTTTACAACCGTTGTTCACAGGTAGTCGGTAAAAGTGAATTTCAGATCTTACTACGGTGTGATCTGGTGCTGATGTCACGTCCCCACGGTTCAACAAGCGGACATGATCGACCGATTGTGGGCGTCAGAACGGAGCCGACAGGTGTGCGGTCTAACGCTCAGCGAGATCGAGTTGCCGATGCAGCGATGTCATAAGTAGGCATGGCGGTTGCAACCAGCCTGCATTAGCCGGGGTGTGATCCGATTCCGCGGCGCTCATTGATCAATTTATCTGCTTCAAAATGAATGTTCGATAGCTAGAAAAAAGGCACCCACAGAAAAGTGGGTGCCCTTTTTCTAGCTACGCTTGAATCCCTGCAGTGTGCTGGTACTGGATGTTGAAGACCGGGTCAATGTGGTACTCGAAGGTAACCGCAGTCCGCGAAACGTTGGAGAGTTGAGATACCAGCTGAGAAACCGCACCGCCGTTCGGATCTACGCCGGTAGCCTGCAGCAGGTTGGTCTGACGCGGGAGAAGAACTGTGACCTCGATTTTGCCCGCGTTCGGAGAAACAGCCAGTTGATCGAACGGGACCACGAACTCTACCTCATATGCGTTGCCGGACGGACCATCTACCGGATAGATCTTTTGCTCGTAGGACAATTCGTAGACATACATGCCGGGCTGAGCGCTGATCGGGGTGAGACGGGTGCGCTTCAGCAGGGAAAGCAAGATGAGTCGCGCAGCGTCCAACTGCGTTGCCGCAGTGTCACCTTCTTGGGCCTCAGTTTGGATGTCTTCGGTACCCTCCAGCAAGGTGGAAGCCTTGTACGGCATGACCTTCAGGTTCGCTTCTTTGAGGAGAGCAACTGCGGCCGGAGTCGGCGAAACACCAACCGGCACATAGTACTCGTCCTCAATCGGCGTTTCGGACACTAGGAGGGTTTTGAATGTCACGGTGTCAAACGCCCCACCATTGTATCGGGAGACACCATTGATCACAGCGGTCACATCTTGCAGCTTCAGTGCGTTGGACATAAAAGCACAACCTTTCTTGGTTTGGTTTGACGTTGATCTGGAAGTCGTCCTAGTTGAAAATTTGAAAGACTTCGACATCATCGTGTAGAATAGAGAGGTGCGCATGTTGTCTCCAGAGCTCTTGGAGAGCAACGTGCGAAAGTGGTTCAGGCTGGGGCCGATGCGCATCTAGCAACCCTGACGCCCATATTACTTGTCACCCTCACAACAGAATCTCGTATGGACATAGCGAAAAATATTTTTCTTTTTCATACGAGATTTCGGTGAGATCACGACAATAAATAGGGTGAGCAACACCATATTGTATGGAAGGATCGTGGTTAAAAGATGAGTCTGGACGTTAACTCCGCTTATCAACGTCTCTTTGAAGACCTCGGGGGTCAGAAAACGGGACAGGCAACTCATTTTCAACATCGAGATGTCGTCAGCCGGTATGTTGCACCCATCATTGCAAAAAAAGCTCGCCGAATCGGGCTTCAACTCAATGATAATGATGTGGAAGATCTCGTAGCTCAGGTTCATCTGCGAATTTCGACGGATTGCTCCAGCTACGATCAGGAGTTCTCGTTGAAATCTTGGCTGACCAACAGGATTGTTAGAAGCGTGGTCTTCAAAGAGAAACAGCGGCGTGACCGTGAGCAAGAAAACTTTCCGCGGGTTCAACCGTCAACGGGACATGATGCTGATGTAAGTGAAGGTAAGAAGAACGAAGTTTGGGATTGGGACAGTCATAAGTTCCTGGGCACGTGCAATCCGGTTGAGCGCGAAGTTTTGTCGGGGATTTCGGTGGACGATATCTGGAATCTCTGTGCAGACAATGTGTCTGAAAATCAGCTGAATGCCGCGATCTGCCGGATTCAGAGAAACATGAGTAGTGAAGAAATTGCGGAGGTAATGGGAAAGACTGATAAACAAGTCGACGACTTGATCTACCAATTTCGCAGAAAAATGATACCCCTTCTTGAAGAATTGGGGTACTCGAAAACGTCGTAATCGTGACGCGGCTGGGGAGAGGGCTCGCACTAATAGGGGAGTGCGAGCCGGTCATCCTCTGTCAACGGAAGTGAACAGGGACAACTAATAATGGGCGAGGATGGAGGCGTGGAAATGAAATCCTATAAAAACATGTCGTTTGGTTCTGGTTCGCAGGGTGGGCGACAATTATTTGCAACTATAACAACTGCGCTGCTGGATGGCGGAGTAAGAGGGCCGGTTGGCCGCGTCGATGCAAAAGTGTTTTTAGTGAGAGGGGGTTCTTTCCACGCTCCGGATATCGCTGGGGCTGAATGTATGATGGGTTTCTCGACTGTTAATCAGATTTCA of the Tumebacillus sp. BK434 genome contains:
- a CDS encoding helix-turn-helix domain-containing protein, translated to MVKNGEFFVLKEMKQRGMSITAIAKELGCDRKTIRRWLREEYPKTYQRITVRPEKLAPFKAYVRKRMDEGCLNAIVILDEIRAAGYTERFDLKPRLEDKHKWTGASFV
- the istA gene encoding IS21 family transposase — encoded protein: MFECDCYSGRDSSRRLYRTVRFETPPGRQAQVDWGEFRVDWHGKKKRLYAFVMVLGYSRMMYVEFTEDQRLDTLIGCHERAMRYFGGVTETCLYDNMKTVVSGTDDQGEVVSNDRFARFASHHGFLLRRCRPYRARTKGKVENGVGYVRNNFWQRVQTFTDLQNLNEQALQWLNTVSNVRLYGTTQERPVDRLIREHLKSPAVEPFDYVDYQVRKVSSDTLISYEGNRCSVPIRFVGHLVRIKDDRRGGIRIYHEGKVIAEHRKATGHRGVVQNKNHFDGIRKDSVEKPVGQPSPLLMSNPIPEMAVHPLAVYDQLMDEGVMRS
- a CDS encoding sigma-70 family RNA polymerase sigma factor → MSLDVNSAYQRLFEDLGGQKTGQATHFQHRDVVSRYVAPIIAKKARRIGLQLNDNDVEDLVAQVHLRISTDCSSYDQEFSLKSWLTNRIVRSVVFKEKQRRDREQENFPRVQPSTGHDADVSEGKKNEVWDWDSHKFLGTCNPVEREVLSGISVDDIWNLCADNVSENQLNAAICRIQRNMSSEEIAEVMGKTDKQVDDLIYQFRRKMIPLLEELGYSKTS
- a CDS encoding ATP-binding protein, producing the protein MIIKERLQAAFQQFGWVRIPDTLHAHAEEAAKHNLTYLEFLDKLLQEELAAKHERFLKTKTRLAKLPYHKTMDQFDFEFQPSIDERRIRDLATLRFVEHQENIILLGPPGVGKTHLAVALAMEAISRRKTVYFTSVNAGVKLTHYRRFENDPPGDLLVHTLWHPVSTRLHLFP